The segment GGGGAACGGTTTTCACATACGCAAAAAGATCTTCGCCGGCGGCATCATCAACATCAAAATCATCTTCGGCATCATCAGGGATGCCGCTTTGCATACTCAACAAGTGACGAATCGTGACCGCTTCCGTCGCTTCCGCCGACGACAGCGCAAAATCGGGGTCTATTTCTACAACCGGCGTATCCCAATCGAACAGCCCCTGGTCAACCAACGTGGCCATCATCATCGCGGTCATTGACTTGTTCGTAGAGCCAATGTGAAACAGCGTTTCCGGCGTGACGGGCAGTTGCTTTTCCACGTCACGAAACCCAAAGCCCTCCGCGAAGACCACGGCATCGCCGCGCACAACCGCGACCGCCGCCCCCGGAAGGCCATCCGCCATCATCCGGCCTTCGACAAATTCCGTGATCTTTTGCGCAAAATCCCCTTGGTCTTGGGCTATTTCCTCTCCATCCGCGCCACCTGCCCCCTCTGGAACAAGGCTAACGCTTTCATCCGCGCCCGGAACGTTATCGGCCATTGTATCCGCTTCCGGTCCGCCGCACCCGACGAGGAGGATGAGAAGCAAAACGAGTAGGTTGATGATGTGGACTGTTCTTTGATTTTTCACTTCAATGCCCTTTGGCGACCGGCGTTTCCACCAACCGCTTGTTTTTTGCGGGAAAATGCCGGCAAGTCATCTCCTGCCCACCGCACAATAGCACGCGCCTGGGCATCCCGACAAAATGAGACTGCGTTCCGTGATGGATGATATGCGGTAAGTTTGCCAGAGCGGTTTGGCACGTGGTCGCGCTGGCGGACAGATGAGCGGCACGGCGCATTTGGCCGGAGATTATCTCAAGGCGCTACCGATTCCAGGTGTCATATTTCTCGGCCAGCGCCATCATAAATGCTTCGTCAGCAAACTCAAGCTCAGTGAGGGAGGCCAATTCGACCAGGTATTGATCAAATCCCCCCGGACTGAAAATGGTAAGCAGTTTTCCTCCTTGTTCACAAGTCACCTCGTGCCAGATGCCCGGAGGAATGTTGACCGTTGTACCGGGCGTCGCCACCACCAGTCCGTCGTCAAACTTAAACGCAACCTCACCCGCCAGAATATAGAAAATTTCAGTCATGATTTTATGATAGTGCCGAGACAAATGGAAACCCGCTTTGAGGGTATCTTCCACTAACGTGACTCGCCCTCCGGTTAAATCCAAACCGCATTTAACAAAAATGTGATCTTTAGACCAATCATATTCCATGCCTTGGCTGGGGGGAACAACTTGCTGCTGCATATGTCTTCTCCTGATAATAGGGTTAGCGACTGCTGGAGATTGGTATCGACCTGGCCGTTTTCATTCTGTACTGGTTTTGGCTTCGGGTATTGAGGCGCTATCCTGTTGTTCAACCCGCCGCCAGAATTCAGCCATCTGCGCCAACTCCTCATCGCTGAAAAACGCCAAAAAATTGCGCCTCACAAAAACAATGTGCGCCCGCAAAGCCCGGCGAAAGTGTTCCAAGCCGGTTTCGGTGAGTACCGCATAGGCGCCCCGCCGATCTTCCGTGGCACTTTCACGAACGACCAACCCGGCTTGCTCCAAACGTCCCACCATTCTGCTAACACCACTGCGGGTTAACACACTTTGCTCCGCTAAATCCTGAATCCGCAACCGATGGTCTTCCGTCCAGGACAGACGCAACAATACCTCAAACTCAACATGGCTAATCCGCGAGTGTTCCTGCAAGTCGGCCTCAATCCGACGGACTAGCCGACCATACATGCCCAGTAAACCGCCCCAGGCATTCTGTTCCAAAGGGGTAAAATCGTCATCCATTTCAGAACCTGTTCGACCACCAGAGGTGCGTCTCACTTACAAACAGCTTTTTCATCGTGCCACCCACGGGAAAAGCAGGCGGCACCGTTGCAGTTACATCTTTTTGCTGTAACTTCTCGATATTTCGGGGGAACCGCAACCTGAGCTTGTCGAAGGACATTGTTTTCGACAGGCTCAGCCAACTTTGCCCCACTTTATTGAGAAGATACTTTTTGCTGTTGACAGATGCGTGCTCACGCATATACAATACAGATTATGTGCGTGCGCACGCACATAATTTGTCATTATTGTAACACGGATCCGTTGCGACAGCAAAACAACAAGGAGAAAACTGTAATGAATGTGATTCAAATTGTACGGTTCAAGCTGAATGCGGGCGTAGATGAAGCCGCGTTTCGGGCTATCAATGAGCGATTCCAGAAAGAGGTCGTTCCTACTTTGCCAGGACTATTGCGGCGGGAGGCCACAGTAGGAGAAAATGGCGAGTGGCTGTTGGTGTTGCGCTACGACACGATGGAAAACGCGCGCGGTGGCGCCCAAAGAGACACCAGTGAGATGGCTCATACCTTCATGTCTTTCATTGATATGCGTACAATGTCCGCCGGATTCTTCACCATTGTCAGCGAATAATCTTTGATTGGCCTATGCCCGCTACTTCAGATAGTGGGCATAGGCTATTGCCGGCACAATCAGGTCCATGCGCCTGGAAAAACGACTGACGCTTGCTGAGTGGCGTCAGCCTGATTTAGAACGACTGAAGATACAGCAGCGGTTCTCATTTTGCGGGTATTCATGCAGGGGCGGGGTAGACGGGGCAGCAGCTGAATGCCGGCCCCCCCCCACTCGCCGCACACCATCACGGACAAAACGGGGCTGCATTCCGCGCACCCGTTTGGGGAGGGATGCGTGCCGGCATTTTCATCTTCAGCAACCGAACGCCGCGCACTTATCCGTTCACGGTTCCACAAACTGCCCAGGCTCGCGCGTTGAGGATGATCATCCCATCTGGTCCTTGTTGCAACTTCTCTTCGAGCTTCCGCGCCAGGTTCGCGCGACGCTCAGCGTTGAGGGATGCAACGTATGATGGCGCGGGGCCTGTTCCTCCCAGAAACGGTCGCCAATAGTCATCGAAGCCGGCAAACTCCGTGCGGATTTCCAGCGACTCGCAGCGCACATCACGAAGACCGCTGGCATGAAACAGCGATGCCAGCGCGTCACGGCGACAAAGAGGGAATCGGGCACCTTCGTCGAGCGCCGAGGCGGTTGAATCCTGCGAGGCCACCGCATCCCAAAAGTGGCGCAGAAACAGCATTCCGTCACCGTAATCCCACACGCACGCGGACACCGTGGACCGCGGTGCAGCCACGGAACACATTTCGTGAACGGCCCCTTCGGGGTCTGGCAGAAAATTCAAAGCGAGCAAGGAAGTAACGCTGCCGTACCCCCCTGGGCGGTGCGGCAGACTGCCAACGCCAGCAATCACAAAGGATTGCCGGGCGTCACGACTGAGTTCTCGCGCGTATGCGACGAAGGGGGGCGATGGGTCGCAACCTACGACCGACGCAGGGTCGGCGTGGCGACAGACAGCATCGGCAAGCGCACCCGTACCACACCCGACATCCAACCAGTGAACGCCGCGAGGAATTTGTAACCAGGAAACGAACTCAGGCGCGAGGCGGCGGCTCCATCGGCCCATGAAGTCTTCGTAGCTTGATCCCGCTGCCCATTGGTCCCGAACACCGGTCATCACTCGTCTCTCTCGCTGTCTGACAGTTGGTTGGTTGATGGTGATTTTACACAACCAGGGAATGCCGGCAACTTCGTTTTCATCTGTCCAAAGTGGGATATACTAGAAGGGCACGCCAGTTTACATGATGACATTTGTCTTCCCAGCGATGGCGATTTATCACTAGAGGAAGTTGCCGGCATTCGGCATACTACTTTGAATCGGTCAGCCGTGCGGAAAGGACCTTTTCGCCCTGCGGCTGTGGCTCTACTCGTTTGCCCCTGGCATTTCCCGCCTGCCAGGTCCGCGCTCAGGAACGAGTACGTAGCGGCAACGGAACAAACTCAGCAAGAAGGAGAATTTTTATGGACCTGGCAACGACTTATCTTGGCCTGAAACTGCGCAACCCGATTGTGCCGGCATCGTCTCCCCTCGCACGCCACCTCAGCACCTTGCGCCGCCTGGAAGATGCGGGCGCGGCAGCCGTGGTACTCCCCTCTTTATTCGAAGAGGACATCAACCGAGATGCCGGCATCCTCGATCCATTTCTGCTCGAAGACAACGAAGGCCAGGCCGAAGCACGCTCCTATTACCCCAAACCCCCCACCTACCGCGACACCAGCCCCGACGCCTACCTCACGCACATTCAACAAGCCAAGAGCGCCGTGGACATCCCCGTCATCGCCAGCATTAACGGCGTCTCCAGCGGCAGTTGGATATCCTTCGCCGAACAGATCGAACAGGCCGGCGCCGACGCCCTGGAACTCAACGTCTACTATCTGCCCACCAACCCCAAAATCACCGGCGCGCAGGTAGAGGACATGACGGTTGACGTCCTGCGCGAGGTCAAAAACACCGTTTCCATCCCCGTCGCCGTCAAACTCAGCCCTTACTACAGCGCCATCGCCAACGTATCCCAACGCCTGGTAGACAACGGGGCCAATGGCCTCATCCTCTTCAACCGCTTCTACCAACCAGAAATTGACCTGGAAAAAGGAGCCGTGGTTCCCCACCTCACCCTCAGCGACTCCAACGAACTCCGCCTCCCCCTGCGCTGGATCGCCATCCTCTACGGGCGCGTGGAAACCGACCTCGCCCTGGCGACCGGCGTCCACACCACCCAGGACGTCCTCAAGAGCCTGGCCGCCGGCGCCACCGTCGTCACCCTGGCTTCGGAGCTATTGAAAAATGGCGTGCAGCGGCTGTCGGAAATGTTAGCCGGCGTGGGTATGTGGTTGGTGGAACACGAATACGAATCGCTGGAGCAGTTCCGCGGCAGCATGAGCCAGTCGAACTTCGCCGCCCCCGCCGCCTTCGAACGCGCCAACTACATCCGCGCCGTCACCTCCTACGGCCCTGGCTACGTGCAAGGCTAACGCGGCGCGAGCGTCTTCAGCGCAAGGTAAAAATACTGGTGCGTACGGCGTCGATGTACCATTCGTCGATGTCCGCAAATCCTGCTTCATGGAAAATGCCGTACAGATCATCCCGTCCCACCAGTTTTTGATGTGAAAGCTCGTGCTGCACCAGGTATTGCACCATCATGCCGGGACGGCGACGCATCGCCTCGTCGGTGGGGCGGATGATTTCAAACAGCAGAAGGGGGATCTGCGGGAACAGGCGGCGGTAGCCTTTGAGCACATCCACGGCCGCCTGCCGCCCTTGCCAAAGGATTTCGTGCAGGACAAAGAAGGTGGTGGCGATTTCTACGTCCTGAAACGCGGGCGGGGTCTGTTCAAGTTGGGTCACATCGCCGACGGCGTAGCGAATGCGCTCGCTTAGCCCGGCGGCTTCCGTGGCGGCGATGGCGGCGGCGATAGCTTCCGGAGCCAGGTCAATGCCAAAACCCTCCACGGACGTCTCCGCGCACAAATGTCGCAAAAATGTGCCGTCTCCGCACCCTAAATCCAGCACCCGCCGATAGCCGCCGTCCACAATCATATGAATCGCCAGGGGAAAATAAATCCACGACTCCGCCTCGCCACTACCCTGCGCCACCAAATCCGTGCGCCGGTACACGTCCTCCCCGTACACACGCTCCCGGCGCAGCACCCCCTCCAGGTTGTCATAGATCTCTCTATAGCCAGAAATGCCATCAAACCAGCCGCGAGATACCTGGGCCAGGGGCACGCCACGGCTGCCAAATACGTAGTCGTCGCCCTCACGCCGCAACACGCGCTGGGCGTACAGCGAGTTGCACAAGACACCGAGGACGTGAGCGTCCAGCCCCTTCTCCCGCGCAAAAGCGTCTACGTTTATACGCCCACGCGCTTCCAGTTCCTCGAAGAAACCAACGTCAAAGAGCGTTTGCATGGTGCGCGTGGTCACGTATCCGTGAATCGCTCCCATCCAACCATATTTGTAGCCGCGATAGAGATCCCGCAATCGCGTTAATCCCAATACACGAGCGACTCGCAATCGATCGAGCATACAGTCTCATTTCCTTTTGTAGTCCGGCGAGATCACTGAAGAGGTTAATAGCTACGCCAGGCCCCAGAAAACATGATGATATGACGCCACTGCAGGCGGTCGTTTCATCACACAAACAATCGAGGAAGGCCGCCGCATCAAGAAGAGGTGCGCCGTACCTGAAATCGAATTATAACGACTGAATATATCTATGCAAGGTGTCTGGGTGCTATTTTGGGCAAATGCGTGGTCTCTTGGGGGGAGAATGCCGGCATTTCCCCTCCCCATCCAACAAAAAAGGCTCAAAAGGCTGCGACACCTTTTGAGCCTCGAAATATATTCCCCCGGCCCCCACCCCCTCTGCCGTGCTGCCTAATAACTCTGCTCCACGAAGAGCGAGGAAACCCTTCTTCCATAAGAGTACGTTATTGCTGCCCAAAACCATAGTGATTATTATCATTACCTGCATGTGACATTTGTCAACAATCCGCCGCCCGCGCCGACAGTGACGTTCATCCCGCAAACCTGTGTATTCTGTCACTAACCCCACTTGCCCGCCATCCCTACAATCCCAATAGGGCAATTCCGCCCCGCGCGGCGCATTCCCCCGCCGACAACGAGTATGGATATGGAGTCACCCAATATGAAAACGCCTTTGCAGGCCGACCGCGTCGTTCCTACCACCTGCCCCTACTGCGGCGTCGGCTGCCAGATCGATCTACACGTCGCCAACGACATTATCTACCGCATCGATGGCCGCTGGGATAACGACGTCAATCGGGGCAACCTGTGCGTCAAGGGACGCTTCGGGTGTGATTTTGTGCACGCCCCGGATCGATTACGCGCGCCGCTGCTGAAAAATGCCGGCATCGCCCCACGCGCCGCACGAGATTTCCACCAGGCCAGTTGGGACGAGGCGCTCACCCTGACCGCCACCACACTCCGCCACCTGCGCGACACCCACGGCCCCGATAGCATCGCCTTCCTCACCTCCGCCAAATGCACCAACGAAGAAAACTACCTGATGCAAAAACTGGCGCGCGGCATCATCGGCACAAACAACGTAGACCACTGCGCCCGGCTCTGACACAGCAGCAGCGTGGCCGGTCTGGCCACCACCGTCGGCTCCGGCGCCATGACCAACAGCATCATGGACATCCCCGCCGCGGATGTCCTCCTGGTGATCGGCTCCAACACGACCGAGGCCCACCCCGTCCTCAGCCTGCAAATGAAGCGGGCCGTGCGCCAAAACGGGGCACGGCTGATCCTCGTCGACCCCCGCCGTATTGAGCTGGCGAATTTCGCCGCCCTACACCTGCGGCATCACCCCGGCACGGACGTAGCCCTGCTCAACGCCCTGGCCCACGTGATCATCCGCGACGAACTGGTAAACGCGCCATTCGTGCGCGCGCGCACCGAGGGGTACGAGGCGCTGGCGGAATCGGTGCGCGATTGGACACCCGCGCGCGCCGCGGCGATCACGGGCGTGCCGGCATCGGACATTGAACGCGCCGCCCATCTCTACGCCGAGGCAGGCAACGCCGCCATCTTCTGGGCCATGGGCATCACCCAACACACCACGGGCACAGACAATGTCAAGGCGCTCTCCAACCTGGCTCTGCTCACCGGGCACATTGGCCGCCCCGGCACCGGCCTCAACCCACTGCGCGGGCAGAACAACGTGCAGGGCGCGTGCGACATGGGCGGGCTGCCCAACGTCTTCCCCGGCTACCAGCCCGTCGCCAACGAAGCCGTACGCCGGAAGTTTGCCGCCGGCTGGAATGTGCCGCCCGAGCAGCTCAACCCCACGCCCGGCCTGACAATAACGGAGGTGATGGAGGGAGCCTTGTCGGGACGGATCAAGGGATTGGTGGTCATGGGCGAGAATCCGATGCTATCGGACCCCAATTTGCACCACGTCCGCGCGGCTCTGGAGCAGGTTCCTTTTTTGGCGGTCTTGGATATTTTCCTCAATGAAACGGGACGGATGGCAGATGTGGTTTTGCCGGCATCCAGCTTCGCCGAAAAATCAGGCACGTTCACCAGCACGGAGCGGCGCGTGCAGCTCATTCGTCCCGCCCTGCCCGCCCCCGGCGTAGCCCGCCCCGACTGGCAAATTCTCATCGATCTGGCAAACCGGCTGGGCGCATCCTGGCAATACGAGAATCCGGCGGCGATTTTCGCGGAAATGGCGGGGTTAACGGGGTCGTATGCCGGCATTTCCCACACCCGACTCGAACGAGACGGCGGCTTGCAATGGCCCTGCCCCACGCCCGATCATCCGGGCACGCCCATTCTGCACAAAGACACCTTCAGCCGCGGGCGCGGTCTCTTCTGCCCCGTCAGCTACGCCCCCCCCGTCGAAGAAGCCGACGCCGACTACCCCTTCATCCTCTCCACCGGGCGTATGCTCTTCCACTGGCACGGCGGCACCCTCTCGCGTCGTTCCGCCGGTCTTGACGCCATCGCCCCCGCCGCCACCGTGGAAATCCACCCCGACGACGCCCGCCGCGACCATATCCATGCCGGCCAGATGGTGCGTGTGCGCTCGCGGCGCGGCGAAGTCACCGCCGCCGCCGAAATCACCCATCGCTCACCCCCAGGCACTGTTTTTATGACGTTCCATTTCGCCGAAGCCGCCGTCAACCTCCTCACCATT is part of the Ardenticatenales bacterium genome and harbors:
- a CDS encoding cupin domain-containing protein is translated as MQQQVVPPSQGMEYDWSKDHIFVKCGLDLTGGRVTLVEDTLKAGFHLSRHYHKIMTEIFYILAGEVAFKFDDGLVVATPGTTVNIPPGIWHEVTCEQGGKLLTIFSPGGFDQYLVELASLTELEFADEAFMMALAEKYDTWNR
- a CDS encoding MarR family transcriptional regulator produces the protein MDDDFTPLEQNAWGGLLGMYGRLVRRIEADLQEHSRISHVEFEVLLRLSWTEDHRLRIQDLAEQSVLTRSGVSRMVGRLEQAGLVVRESATEDRRGAYAVLTETGLEHFRRALRAHIVFVRRNFLAFFSDEELAQMAEFWRRVEQQDSASIPEAKTSTE
- a CDS encoding class I SAM-dependent methyltransferase; its protein translation is MTGVRDQWAAGSSYEDFMGRWSRRLAPEFVSWLQIPRGVHWLDVGCGTGALADAVCRHADPASVVGCDPSPPFVAYARELSRDARQSFVIAGVGSLPHRPGGYGSVTSLLALNFLPDPEGAVHEMCSVAAPRSTVSACVWDYGDGMLFLRHFWDAVASQDSTASALDEGARFPLCRRDALASLFHASGLRDVRCESLEIRTEFAGFDDYWRPFLGGTGPAPSYVASLNAERRANLARKLEEKLQQGPDGMIILNARAWAVCGTVNG
- a CDS encoding dihydroorotate dehydrogenase-like protein, yielding MDLATTYLGLKLRNPIVPASSPLARHLSTLRRLEDAGAAAVVLPSLFEEDINRDAGILDPFLLEDNEGQAEARSYYPKPPTYRDTSPDAYLTHIQQAKSAVDIPVIASINGVSSGSWISFAEQIEQAGADALELNVYYLPTNPKITGAQVEDMTVDVLREVKNTVSIPVAVKLSPYYSAIANVSQRLVDNGANGLILFNRFYQPEIDLEKGAVVPHLTLSDSNELRLPLRWIAILYGRVETDLALATGVHTTQDVLKSLAAGATVVTLASELLKNGVQRLSEMLAGVGMWLVEHEYESLEQFRGSMSQSNFAAPAAFERANYIRAVTSYGPGYVQG
- a CDS encoding methyltransferase domain-containing protein, whose product is MLDRLRVARVLGLTRLRDLYRGYKYGWMGAIHGYVTTRTMQTLFDVGFFEELEARGRINVDAFAREKGLDAHVLGVLCNSLYAQRVLRREGDDYVFGSRGVPLAQVSRGWFDGISGYREIYDNLEGVLRRERVYGEDVYRRTDLVAQGSGEAESWIYFPLAIHMIVDGGYRRVLDLGCGDGTFLRHLCAETSVEGFGIDLAPEAIAAAIAATEAAGLSERIRYAVGDVTQLEQTPPAFQDVEIATTFFVLHEILWQGRQAAVDVLKGYRRLFPQIPLLLFEIIRPTDEAMRRRPGMMVQYLVQHELSHQKLVGRDDLYGIFHEAGFADIDEWYIDAVRTSIFTLR
- the fdhF gene encoding formate dehydrogenase subunit alpha, encoding MKTPLQADRVVPTTCPYCGVGCQIDLHVANDIIYRIDGRWDNDVNRGNLCVKGRFGCDFVHAPDRLRAPLLKNAGIAPRAARDFHQASWDEALTLTATTLRHLRDTHGPDSIAFLTSAKCTNEENYLMQKLARGIIGTNNVDHCARLUHSSSVAGLATTVGSGAMTNSIMDIPAADVLLVIGSNTTEAHPVLSLQMKRAVRQNGARLILVDPRRIELANFAALHLRHHPGTDVALLNALAHVIIRDELVNAPFVRARTEGYEALAESVRDWTPARAAAITGVPASDIERAAHLYAEAGNAAIFWAMGITQHTTGTDNVKALSNLALLTGHIGRPGTGLNPLRGQNNVQGACDMGGLPNVFPGYQPVANEAVRRKFAAGWNVPPEQLNPTPGLTITEVMEGALSGRIKGLVVMGENPMLSDPNLHHVRAALEQVPFLAVLDIFLNETGRMADVVLPASSFAEKSGTFTSTERRVQLIRPALPAPGVARPDWQILIDLANRLGASWQYENPAAIFAEMAGLTGSYAGISHTRLERDGGLQWPCPTPDHPGTPILHKDTFSRGRGLFCPVSYAPPVEEADADYPFILSTGRMLFHWHGGTLSRRSAGLDAIAPAATVEIHPDDARRDHIHAGQMVRVRSRRGEVTAAAEITHRSPPGTVFMTFHFAEAAVNLLTIDAVDPVAKIPEYKVCAVQLEPLPNERKNGQPT